The Mastomys coucha isolate ucsf_1 unplaced genomic scaffold, UCSF_Mcou_1 pScaffold11, whole genome shotgun sequence genome includes a window with the following:
- the Atp5mc2 gene encoding ATP synthase F(0) complex subunit C2, mitochondrial isoform X2, with product MYACSKFVSTRSLIRTSQLLSRPLSAVELKRPQMPTDESLSSLAVWRPLTSLIPSRSFQTSTISRDIDTAAKFIGAGAATVGVAGSGAGIGTVFGSLIIGYARNPSLKQQLFSYAILGFALSEAMGLFCLMVAFLILFAM from the exons ATCAGGACCTCTCAGCTGCTGAGTCGTCCGCTGTCTGCAGTGGAGTTGAAGCGACCACAGATGCCAACAGATGAG AGCCTCAGCAGCTTGGCGGTCTGGCGGCCCCTGACCTCACTTATCCCTAGCCGCAGCTTCCAAACCAGTACCATTTCAAGGGACATAGACACAGCTGCCAAGTTCATTGGAGCTGGAGCTGCGACAGTTGGGGTGGCTGGCTCTGGGGCAGGGATTGGGACTGTTTTTGGGAGTCTCATCATTGGCTATGCCAG gAACCCTTCTCTGAAGCAACAGCTCTTCTCCTACGCTATTCTGGGCTTTGCCCTCTCAGAGGCCATGGGGCTCTTTTGCCTAATGGTGGCCTTTCTCATCCTCTTCGCCATGTGA